A single region of the Deefgea piscis genome encodes:
- a CDS encoding UPF0149 family protein, producing MSKLLNDEQLEQLDSFLMSPRTPAETMDIEMLDGFLVALAVGPEEVPEDEWLPAIFAGTPPEFDDHEEAEQIFGLIRQHAASIKAAFSVNRRDNPGENPLYVPVILSDEDQDEQWQETSGVYWASGFYAGIEARGEAWDALLEANEELDTAVENILALAASAGDEADTSPSDEVGAEPVKLLTTKERADRVAELPWHVEDIMYFVLEEKFGHVEQVKRDEPKVGRNDPCPCGSGKKFKKCHGA from the coding sequence ATGAGCAAACTCCTTAACGACGAACAACTTGAACAACTCGACAGCTTTTTAATGTCACCGCGCACACCGGCCGAAACCATGGACATCGAGATGCTCGATGGCTTTTTGGTGGCACTGGCCGTGGGCCCAGAAGAAGTCCCAGAAGACGAATGGCTGCCGGCGATTTTTGCTGGTACGCCGCCGGAATTTGACGACCATGAAGAAGCCGAACAGATTTTTGGCCTGATTCGCCAACATGCAGCCAGCATTAAAGCGGCGTTTTCAGTTAATCGCCGCGACAATCCCGGTGAAAACCCATTGTATGTGCCGGTGATTTTGTCGGACGAAGACCAAGACGAGCAATGGCAAGAAACCTCTGGCGTATATTGGGCCTCAGGTTTTTATGCTGGGATTGAAGCGCGGGGCGAAGCGTGGGACGCACTGCTAGAAGCCAATGAAGAACTCGATACCGCCGTTGAAAACATTCTCGCACTCGCTGCCAGCGCGGGCGACGAAGCAGATACCAGCCCAAGCGATGAAGTGGGTGCTGAACCGGTCAAGCTATTGACTACTAAAGAGCGGGCTGATCGCGTGGCCGAGTTGCCTTGGCATGTTGAAGACATTATGTATTTTGTGCTTGAAGAAAAATTTGGCCATGTTGAGCAAGTCAAACGCGACGAGCCCAAAGTCGGCCGCAATGATCCTTGCCCATGCGGCTCAGGCAAAAAATTCAAAAAGTGCCACGGTGCATAA
- a CDS encoding FUSC family protein — translation MPKWLTLLRPNRGPFPPSRMLLGVMAFAIPMGWQVYHDHNQAAGMMGFAILATLMLDIGGTRKKRLESMVLGNILMLLTASISLSINHNILLWLGGILLLMTLIGASLSAGFALDLLLRLLASAYLIGYPGTFVSSAILPYYLIAAAMTIALSVSFAPRMNNPIGLQIQPHWRSDYQQLRKGQFAGATFGILLAIACALSFFSARYLNLTAPNVAAICTVVVFRPEPDRTYPTIWLRFVGVLLASAIAWLFVFQIDSNVELVLLAALSGALIPVAFANGLMYVAAIITFIVYVILALLGIHGHAAEISAENRIYETVLGASIAGIFAMIFHSLKPATGKQ, via the coding sequence ATGCCCAAGTGGCTCACGCTACTTCGCCCTAATCGCGGACCATTCCCCCCTTCGCGCATGCTGTTGGGGGTAATGGCTTTTGCTATTCCAATGGGCTGGCAGGTTTACCACGATCACAACCAAGCGGCCGGCATGATGGGTTTTGCCATTTTGGCGACACTGATGCTCGACATCGGCGGCACCCGCAAAAAACGCCTCGAAAGCATGGTGCTTGGCAATATCTTGATGCTGCTGACCGCCAGCATTAGCCTGAGCATTAATCACAATATATTGCTTTGGCTAGGCGGTATTTTACTTTTAATGACCTTAATCGGCGCGAGTTTATCCGCCGGTTTTGCTCTGGATTTATTACTACGGCTATTGGCCTCAGCCTATTTAATAGGCTACCCCGGCACGTTTGTGTCGAGCGCCATTTTGCCGTATTACCTGATTGCGGCGGCAATGACGATTGCGCTCAGTGTGAGCTTTGCGCCCAGAATGAATAACCCCATCGGCCTACAAATCCAGCCGCACTGGCGTAGCGATTACCAGCAACTGCGCAAAGGCCAATTTGCTGGGGCCACCTTTGGCATTTTATTGGCCATTGCCTGTGCGCTAAGCTTTTTTTCTGCCCGTTACCTCAATCTGACTGCACCTAATGTGGCGGCTATTTGTACCGTCGTGGTATTTCGCCCTGAGCCCGACCGAACTTATCCAACGATTTGGCTACGCTTTGTCGGTGTATTGCTCGCCTCGGCCATAGCTTGGTTGTTTGTATTTCAAATTGATTCAAATGTTGAGCTAGTTTTATTGGCGGCCTTATCCGGCGCGTTGATACCGGTCGCCTTTGCCAATGGCTTAATGTATGTCGCAGCGATTATTACTTTTATTGTGTATGTGATTTTGGCGCTACTGGGGATTCATGGCCATGCAGCCGAGATTTCGGCTGAAAATCGAATTTATGAAACCGTCTTAGGCGCGAGCATCGCAGGGATTTTTGCGATGATTTTCCATAGTTTAAAACCAGCAACAGGGAAGCAATAA
- the bufB gene encoding MNIO family bufferin maturase, whose amino-acid sequence MLTSLPPCAGLGLRSPHIQQVIQERPPVSWWEVHSENYFGGGAPIAALEKIRADYPISLHGVAMGLGSPDALDAQHLKQLKTLVDRIEPAAVSEHLAWNRLNQRAYADLLPVPRLEGVIEQLSERINIVQDFLQRPILIENVSSYIQFADEIYLESEVLAQLVAQTGCGLILDVNNLIVSQINLGIDPYLELAHLPLKSVGEIHIAGFELFDGVAIDTHGAAPTPAVWQLLDVVIQQTGPIPVLLERDNHIPALDELTLDYQQLNAHCAAIWQGEKP is encoded by the coding sequence ATGTTGACCTCACTGCCACCCTGCGCCGGCTTAGGGCTTAGAAGCCCGCATATTCAGCAAGTGATTCAAGAACGTCCACCCGTATCTTGGTGGGAAGTGCATAGCGAGAATTATTTCGGTGGTGGCGCGCCAATTGCGGCACTTGAAAAAATCCGCGCCGATTACCCAATCAGCTTACATGGCGTCGCTATGGGGCTAGGCAGTCCAGATGCGCTCGATGCGCAGCATCTAAAGCAACTTAAAACCCTCGTTGATCGCATCGAACCGGCGGCGGTGTCCGAGCATTTGGCGTGGAATCGCCTTAATCAACGCGCTTACGCCGATTTATTGCCTGTGCCACGTCTTGAAGGCGTGATTGAGCAACTCAGCGAGCGAATCAACATCGTGCAAGATTTTTTACAACGGCCCATCTTGATCGAAAATGTCTCCAGTTACATCCAATTTGCAGATGAAATTTATCTCGAAAGTGAAGTACTGGCGCAATTGGTAGCGCAAACCGGCTGCGGGCTGATTCTTGACGTGAACAACCTGATTGTCAGCCAGATTAATCTGGGCATTGACCCCTATCTTGAACTGGCACATCTGCCCCTCAAATCAGTAGGTGAAATTCATATCGCCGGTTTTGAGCTGTTTGACGGCGTTGCCATCGACACCCATGGTGCAGCGCCAACGCCAGCGGTATGGCAATTACTTGATGTGGTAATCCAACAAACCGGACCGATTCCCGTGCTGCTTGAGCGCGACAATCATATTCCGGCGCTTGATGAATTAACGCTGGATTACCAACAATTAAACGCGCATTGCGCCGCAATTTGGCAAGGCGAAAAGCCATGA
- the serB gene encoding phosphoserine phosphatase SerB, whose translation MYRLVIQAPELATQNLKQLARLSGAHTIEAINQQAFKLHGAEIDNLESVADFCESNQFDFAFIPEELSVQDIGLVVMDMDSTLITIECIDEIADMIGIKAQVAAITAAAMRGELDFNASLTQRVALLAGLDESALERVYTERLQLMAGAEKMLAGFQAAGAKTLLISGGFTFFTEKLKTQLGLTRTIANVLEIENGKLTGRIVGDIVNAERKRDELIAMRDELGLRQEQVVAMGDGANDLPMLNAAGFGVACHAKPKVQAEAPYKINYVGLDGVLNYFK comes from the coding sequence ATGTACCGTTTAGTGATACAAGCGCCAGAATTGGCGACGCAAAACTTAAAACAACTGGCACGTCTTTCTGGCGCACACACCATTGAAGCGATTAACCAACAGGCGTTTAAGCTTCACGGTGCTGAGATCGACAACCTCGAATCGGTTGCTGACTTTTGTGAATCCAATCAATTTGATTTCGCCTTTATCCCAGAAGAGCTCAGCGTACAAGACATTGGCTTGGTAGTGATGGATATGGACTCCACGCTGATCACCATCGAATGCATTGACGAAATCGCCGACATGATCGGCATCAAAGCGCAAGTTGCCGCCATTACGGCTGCCGCCATGCGCGGCGAGCTCGACTTTAACGCCAGCCTCACGCAGCGTGTGGCCTTGCTAGCGGGGCTTGACGAATCGGCATTAGAGCGCGTTTATACTGAGCGTTTGCAGCTGATGGCGGGCGCAGAAAAAATGCTCGCGGGTTTTCAAGCGGCGGGGGCAAAAACCTTGCTGATCTCCGGTGGTTTTACTTTTTTCACCGAAAAACTCAAAACGCAACTGGGGCTTACTCGCACCATTGCCAATGTACTGGAAATCGAAAACGGCAAACTCACTGGTCGTATTGTTGGCGACATCGTTAATGCCGAAAGAAAACGCGATGAATTGATCGCCATGCGCGATGAACTCGGTTTACGCCAAGAACAAGTGGTGGCGATGGGCGATGGCGCCAATGATTTACCCATGCTCAATGCCGCAGGCTTTGGCGTAGCCTGCCATGCCAAACCCAAAGTGCAAGCCGAAGCGCCTTACAAAATCAATTATGTTGGCCTCGATGGCGTCTTAAATTATTTTAAGTAA
- a CDS encoding BufA1 family periplasmic bufferin-type metallophore — translation MNNKSILLASAMVAVLAAAAQPALAADAAKEKCYGVAKAGANDCAANGHSCAGQAGASMDPKEWKYVAKGTCTEMNGMLKAM, via the coding sequence ATGAACAATAAATCAATCTTACTCGCCTCAGCCATGGTGGCCGTCTTAGCTGCCGCCGCACAACCGGCTTTAGCCGCTGATGCCGCCAAAGAAAAATGCTATGGCGTTGCCAAAGCAGGCGCCAACGATTGCGCCGCCAATGGGCACTCTTGCGCCGGTCAAGCGGGAGCCAGCATGGACCCCAAAGAATGGAAATATGTAGCCAAAGGCACCTGCACAGAAATGAATGGCATGCTAAAAGCAATGTAA
- a CDS encoding GNAT family N-acetyltransferase — protein sequence MQNYDFRPALACDAKAIHALIVQSITQLGVLDHQHCAQTLSDLYHTINAEDIAESINDGGTVWLAVQQQIICGVAAMDRHGEILHFYVSPQHSGQNLGRALLAALQLSAREQGLSHIMLVTTHSARGFFRGQGFIPTRPDFAEWLEKPLQQH from the coding sequence ATGCAAAACTATGATTTTCGGCCCGCCCTAGCCTGTGACGCCAAAGCCATTCACGCCCTTATCGTGCAATCGATCACGCAATTGGGGGTATTAGATCATCAGCATTGCGCACAAACGCTCAGCGACCTATACCATACTATTAATGCGGAAGACATTGCCGAATCGATTAATGATGGTGGCACCGTGTGGCTCGCGGTACAGCAGCAAATAATCTGCGGCGTTGCCGCGATGGATAGGCACGGCGAGATCTTGCATTTTTATGTTTCACCCCAGCATAGCGGGCAAAATTTGGGGCGAGCGTTATTAGCAGCACTCCAATTGAGTGCCCGCGAGCAAGGCTTAAGCCATATAATGCTGGTTACAACGCATAGCGCACGCGGTTTTTTCCGTGGGCAGGGTTTTATCCCAACGCGCCCTGACTTTGCTGAGTGGTTAGAAAAGCCACTACAGCAGCACTAA